One part of the Vicia villosa cultivar HV-30 ecotype Madison, WI linkage group LG6, Vvil1.0, whole genome shotgun sequence genome encodes these proteins:
- the LOC131612378 gene encoding protein RADIALIS-like 3 — translation MASSSMSASSSWSVKDNKAFERALAVYDKDAPDRWYNVAHAVGGKTAEEVKKHYELLVQDVKRIESGKVPYPNYKKNSGSQEEKRMRNLSLH, via the coding sequence ATGGCATCTAGCTCAATGTCAGCATCTAGTTCATGGAGTGTTAAGGACAACAAAGCCTTTGAAAGAGCTCTAGCGGTTTATGACAAAGACGCGCCAGATCGTTGGTACAATGTGGCTCATGCTGTTGGTGGAAAAACTGCTGAGGAAGTTAAGAAACACTATGAACTTCTTGTTCAAGATGTTAAGCGGATTGAGTCGGGAAAAGTTCCGTACCCAAATTACAAGAAAAATTCAGGCTCTCAAGAAGAGAAAAGGATGAGGAACTTGAGCCTTCATTGA
- the LOC131612379 gene encoding transcription factor RADIALIS-like, which translates to MASSSMSASGSWSVKDNKAFERALAVYDKDTPDRWYNVAHAVGGKTPEEVKKHYELLVEDVKHIESGKVPYPNYKKISGSQEEKRMRNLSLH; encoded by the exons ATGGCATCTAGTTCAATGTCAGCTTCTGGCTCATGGAGTGTTAAGGACAACAAAGCCTTTGAAAGAGCTCTAGCTGTTTATGACAAAGACACACCAGATCGTTGGTACAATGTAGCTCATGCTGTTGGTGGAAAAACTCCTGAGGAAGTTAAGAAACACTATGAACTTCTTGTTGAAGATGTTAAGCATATTGAGTCAGGGAAAGTTCCATACCCAAATTACAAGAAAATTTCAGGCTCTCAAGAAGAGAAAAG GATGAGGAACCTGAGCCTTCATTGA
- the LOC131614664 gene encoding protein MAIN-LIKE 1-like translates to MRDLCQVGYETIHNGMLMEFAERWHSETSSFYLPHNEITITIDDVACLLHLPIRGTLVGHGRLEKEEAMEMLIAELRVDPDDALEKVERTGGAHIRFGVLQRRYDVELLAAKEVVGDEVEADIHRERALRCYFLYLIDTQIFVDKSSSYTDVVYLTYLSNTVRIHEYNWRAALLAYNYYRLREGCLDTTAFPRHYWLGKGAYLH, encoded by the exons ATGAGGGACCTCTGTCAGGTGGGCTACGAGACGATACATAATGGGATGCTGATGGAATTTGCGGAGAGATGGCATTCGGAGACTTCCTCATTTTATCTTCCTCACAATGAGATTACCATCACTATTGATGATGTGGCATGCCTCTTGCATCTACCTATTAGGGGTACCCTCGTTGGTCACGGTAGGCTGGAGAAGGAGGAAGCGATGGAGATGCTGATTGCTGAGCTGAGGGTTGATCCTGATGACGCGCTTGAGAAGGTTGAGAGGACCGGCGGGGCCCACATCAGGTTTGGCGTCTTGCAGCGGAGATATGATGTCGAGCTTCTTGCGGCTAAGGAGGTTGTTGGTGACGAGGTAGAGGCGGATATACACAGAGAGCGGGcgctgagatgttacttcctataTTTGATAGACACCCaaatctttgtggacaagagctcGTCATACACAGACGTCGTCTACCTGACGTACTTATCGAATACTGTAcgtatccatgagtacaactggaGAGCAGCTTTACTGGCGTACAACTACTACAGACTCAGAGAGGGAT GCTTGGATACTACAGCATTTCCCAGACATTATTGGCTGGGGAAAGGTGCCTACCTACACTGA